In Zerene cesonia ecotype Mississippi chromosome 20, Zerene_cesonia_1.1, whole genome shotgun sequence, the genomic stretch AGTAATATTGTCGCCCTTGGTCAGCTAATGCAATATTGGCGGAGGTGGTCTGACACGACTATTATTACGAATCTGTATCGTGCTCAATTCTAGAAAGCTTTGTTCCTTTGACTTCGGTCCACGATTACGACCCTTCCTTCCGCGTAGTAGCCAAGCTGGAGCTGGACCCTCACACCACACAGCTTTCATCCAATTCATGGGTTCTGCACTCACTCGTGTACACTCCCTTGCATACGCTCTGTACGCAGCGCAGTGGCAACGCACGCCTGAACAACTGCACGCATCCAACAGGCACgcttctttataattatatgggTTCACTTTTGCCCCACATTCAGAAAAAGCCTCGTGGTTTTCAAACGCCTTGCATAAACGACGCGCTTTAGTGAGTTTAGATGCTCTACAACGAGTATTCATTCCCGGCCGCTCTTGGCGTCTAGTGCAAGCGCGATGTCCTCCTACTCGCCAAGAAGTACCAAATCTCCACGTGTCACTTATGAGCCTTCCATCTCTAGTCCGCATGTCATCTCTAGCAATCGAATTGAAATTGCCGCACAAACCACATAATTTCCCTTTGTATGAACTAGACACTGTAACTTCTAAGAATCCGTCACCGTCCCATAGCAATTGCAACCCAATGttagcttttaaaataacagatcCATTGCTTCGACTTATATCGGCTATTCCGTTTATGTTGTGAGGCAATGATATTCTATGTCCATTCACTTTTATCCGCATTTTTCTTCCCATGTTTATTTTGGTAGATCCAATGCGAAGAGTTGCAGTCCGAGTCCACGAGGAATGTGAAGTATTTCGAGCGTCGTTCGATATTCTTATGGAAAATGTGTGATTCTTACAATCAGAAACTAATTGGTACTTACAGGATCCCtgaaaactataaaactttCCATCGAAAGTTTTATAGTGTGGATCACCGAATACGGTGCAAATACCGTCAATGTCTACACATTTCTGGCAACACTGTCCAGGTAATTGTCTAAGTGTTTGGTCGGGTGGGCACGTTAATGACGGGCATCGTTCCATAGCACATCTTGGTTCACCAGCATGACATTCACATGACTTACAAGCATCTAATTGCCACGTTTCGCCATCctgtaataagtaatttttcaatattataatgttagtttgtagacatatattattatttttttcgttcCATGTTGTAactttataagaatatttaagaatttcaaatattcaccTGGTAAGTTTTTCCGCTAACTATACAGGCAGCCTTAGCTTCCTCAATGTTGGGGCACTCCGGGCAGCATTTACCAGGTGGGACGGGCAGGGCGCGTGTCCCGCATGTTAACACCGGACAGGTGTGTCGTGAGCACACTGATGTCCCGTTCATGCACGTGCAATCGGTACAGGGGTCTACTTGGAACTTGCTCAGGTGCGCGTGATACTCTTTACCAATTATGCAGGGCTTTGGCAGAAAACTCGCTGGAATTAAGAGAAAGAcatgcattattattttagaagtgtattatttattgttaaataattaattattgggACACTTTCTTGTATTGAAGGAGTATGTTTTACGACAAATAGAACCCAAAGTTTAGCTTATTTAAGACATATACCTACACCAATAAACTAAACTTACTTGGTAAAATTTTATCCGACGTAGGATGAGAACAGCGTGGACAGCATTCACCAGCTGGTGTGAACTGCTGTGCCCTCACGCACGGCAGCACGGGACAAGCCCGCTTGGTGCAGGACAGAGCTCCACGCACACATCGACATGACAAACAAGGTTCTTCTGGAATACGAACATCACGCCCTTCCCATACACGCTGCCCATTGATCACGCATTCTGAAATtataagacattttttataataaaatcgaaaggaaaactaataaatgtacaactttatgttttaaatttaaagcaagTTAATCGTAAAATGTGTAAAAGCTGGTAACAAGAAGATACCTTAATATCTGCATCGTACTCTCGTTATCGCAAatcatgatataaatttaaatttacgatACGAATTCGAATCAATTTATATCGTTAACCTTCTaccttgtataaaatattatataagcaaTAATAAGAGACTATGTATAGAACCTCAAAAATAGcagtaaaaaaagtattaacataaatttaattcgtcATCTAAAGTGTTCAaaatctaatattatgaactcaataatacaataacttcACTATCGATACACTTATTTATAGAGAATAATCGAAATAGTGAATTAAGAGTAAATAAAGCaacatacaaatttatctAAGAATACTAAAAAAAGTCGTTGCGTCAATAAAATGGTGCTGAGAACGATGAATCAATCAAGGAGCTAATGAATAAGGAATACGCGGCCGCACACGGCGATCACCGCGCCCGACCGCCTGTAGGCAACCTTTACCTTCACAGGTATACTAATTATACGAGCTTtaggaaattaaaacaataaaaataccattCATTTTGTGGCTATCATTGCAAGTTCAAAATCTGTAAACGCAGTTTCAAACATAATACATCGAGGAATGCcttatagatattttgtacatacaAGCCTCACTGCAGACTAGACACAAccgcaataatttaaaattaattaatgcgtgcttgaaatattaaatattatagttatgcAATATCGAGATACTAGTTTGAATATAATAGGACACTTAATGGCTATGTTAATAATCGTGTGTTGTTACAatgaacacacacacacacacacaagtaCGTAAAAGATGTTCGGCATGTCAAACCACCATGCGTCGATGCATAATTATTTCGTGACAAAGAAGACAGGCAAGAGTCTATCGTAAAATAGAAACGACAAAGCGAAGTACCCTGTCcttttaaagataaacaatTAAGCATTCATCGTTGGCCAGAAGTCTGAGAACATGTCCAAGACTCTTGAGTGGAACTTCAcagttattcaataatattatgtcccACATATACCAGATACAGTGCGGACATTCTGTTCTTGTTGAAGATATCTGACATTCAATAAATGCATCAAATTGTTTTGTACAACATTATATGAGACAACAATTTAAAAGACGCTGTTGTTAATTAGGGACAGCGACCAATCATACATTAAACAACAATTGGTTACGCAacgcatatttttattgcaatgtcaattgtatgtgaaaaatcaCAATAACCGCAACGTTTGGCCTCTTCCTCATTAAGTACCATAGTTATGTAATTCTGTTTATGTATTCGTTCCACGTAGCTAGCGTATAATATCacaagataattattttaatttctcgGGTCGTTGTCGCGGGCTTGTTCAATAATAACGATCACACATTGAACGATTTATGAATGTTAATCGACtagcttttatttatgttgataCACCTATGGTAATACTAATTGTACCGTAATTTTGAacaaaccttttttattttgtattgaatatatttgcgaaaaaatatttaaacttcttAACTACTAAGCTATACGCATTGAATTGattaacgaaataaatatgttgattagattattttatatttaacgataATTTACGCAATAAAGATATAGAAGCTACACAACAATAAACGTATTGTCACAAATATAAAGCATGTCACTCAAACGAAATCAAACCCACTTCAATTGTTATCGTCATTTCTTTGTATTGTTGAAAGCATTTATTGATATCTTGCTACATACACATACCCGttcttcttttaataaaaggaTACTTGTGGAATGAAATACACGATTAAATTtctgtacatatttataaaaacaaaaaggcAATACACGACCATGCCATTTCTGCTGATCGTGAGTTTTTGTTGGGCAACAAGATAAAAAGGCATTCCCATGCTGATAAGGCTGTAATAAGATGTAAGAGAAACAAAAATCTTAATGCACCGTGGGGATCGTAAAACAAACAGAGGGCAAACCTCAGCGCTCTCGCAGCCAAAGAGACGTCGGTCGCTTTGAGACTCGAACAAAAACCCACCCGACTCAACCTTTTAAGTAGGTTGTTAACTTTTTGATTTATGGTCAATAATAGAGACACAACGCCGTGGGAGACTTTCAGAACGCCactaatgtatataattttaatggacCCCTGTGAATATAACAAGatcttatttagtttttgGATGGGCAAGAGAAGTCCCTGAAATGAGTCAGTATCTTATAAGTCCACTGATAGAGATGGTAAGATGGGTGGTCTTTACcaatacgtttaaaaatatgcgtTCGCCTTATATGAAAACGAAATGTTTTtgacttattttattacgataattaatttgttgtaGCAtgcaatacatatttaaaactcaAAGAATACTTCACTCATGTAccaagatataatataagatcCTTAAAACAAACCTGCGACTAACAAATGCAATATATcgattatacatatagaagCCATCAGCATTTGAAATAAGAGCCCTTCtcgtttgattaataataataaataatggttCGATCAATAAATTGTCCGATAGCAATATGCATAAAGGTGCAGgacaaattattatagttaagTGGTCCATTGTCTGAAGGTCTACTACGCAACATCTTGAACGTTTTATGCTATTGTCACCCACCGTGGGCGATCTGCGGCCAAGTTTTAACGAAATATTGCAACCTACTtgtattatactttttatagtaatcataataaataagaatttatatattgtattgacCATCACCTTGATTAGTCCCGTATAAATAAGTCGCAGAAACCAATTATCATTTAACAGACAATTAACGTCTGCTACACGTCTAGAACATTTCACGGgcgttaattttaatatttatattttgctcTTACTTGAATAAATCTCAGCTATTCATTCGATAATTGTAAGTTTTCGGTGAAATTACGGAAATTTGTTGAATAGCCttgtacaaatttaaatgtctgACATACGATTTAAAATGTGTCCACTATGGCGATAAACGCATAAACTTACTTCTTTCTTGTTTCAACTGACTACGTGTAATGAATAAAGTATACAAGCAATAAAACGATAGGTTGGAATGTGTCGGCCATTTTCAAAAGCAATTCTGTGCCGTCATCTCgaaaattactattatttgattttgaattacTAATCTTGTTAAAGTTTGGGAGCCGACGTAAATTGCTTAGCCTTTTGGTTTTATTGAGTTCGCATGTCGGcgtgtttgtttttgaatgGGATTATAGGGCTTTTTTAGCCGCTCCATCGTCTGGGTGGGCGCCCCGTGAGACAAGCCTGCGCCAGTCCGCAGTCTCTCAACTGTTTCATTATAACTGCTTGAATGTGTGTGTACATTCTTGTGTAGGAAAACGCAGCATGTAATAGGGACCGCGCGCTTTGCAGTTATTAcgttatttgttttcttattcttCGAATAAAGTTTCTCCATACGCGGGCAAGAAATCAATTACGTTTTAATAACTTATACGGtcatttgaaaacaatttatgttattgcttattttacacatttcttTGAAAAGTTACTTCAAAACCAAATAtaataacgtttattattGTACTCATGATAATTTGTACGCTTTTATTATCAGCATTGCAAAGTAAGACTATTTCTTTAAGAGTgaccaaacaaacaacacataaaatttttaccttAAGGGAGATCTATACCAATATGCTCGGAATCATACCATACAAATGTGgcattttacaatttctttaCTTCATCCACAAACCGCTCGTTcaacattatatacataaaggaGGAAAAAAACCTATTTGTAGGGTCACTTTCCATATATGCAGCTAATAATTTGCATACATTTACGTAATTACAAATGTTTCATAGCTTGAGCAGAACGCAACACGTATTTAATTTTCCAGGTAATTAATACAAGTCATTAGTCCAGTAGGtaatcaaacattttaaactttaggattaacaatatttcaaatcaagGATAATTACCGTCGCAAACAGGACAATTCGAGTGCGTATGCCGCTGGTGCTTAGGGTTGTCGCACGGCGCATAGCACTGGGGTCGCGAAATAGTGACGACTCCAGCTTCACATCTGTAAATCTTTCCATCTTGTACCCACTCCGTGTGAGACGCGTAGTCTGTGCCATTGTACCAGCATCCCTTGCATCGGGCACAGCAACCTTCCCGTGGCATTACCACCGCGCAATCTTCCATTGGGCCACACTCCTCAGTACCTTTGCGGCACTCCACGAAACCGTTCTGTAATGTAAAGCTGtacgttattttaaacatcattGCCCGAAGCGATATTTTTGTCACTAACGTTACGTTACGTTAGTGACAAAAAGTTACGTTACGTAACGTTATTTCGTCAGTCACGTCTTAACAATATCTTTTGAATTTGCCTTTTTATTCTTATCccagaattttaatttattatctgtttttttgaacctaacattttaaaataattttcttctgtaattaaaatttaacgatTTGCAAGGTTTCCTAAGGAAGAAGAATGTTAATGACAGGATGGATAGTACTTAGATGTTTGTAATGCATCAAGTTGAGTTTATTCactataattatcataaacgCGACTGTACTTGAAAGTTGAAGCGAATACATTAATACTTATGTGAGAACTAACTAAATAGAGAGAAGTAGGCGTTTAGCCAATTGGCAGCGTTAATGACTAATATGAGACAGCATTGCTTCTTAATTGCTTAATTACTGCCCAGACAACTTGACATTTGATAACTTGTAAACTTTTACAtgatcttttaataaattcaacgtAAATTGTTGCAATGTGTGAAACTAGTTATTACCACAAAATAGGCggaaaataaaagaagtactaaattctttattttcccTAAAATACACAAGTAAAATATCGTTGGTTTTTTTCTACTCatgtttaatataagatatttgaatcctacaaaaaataacagaaattgAGGAGCTTCCATTCTTATTCCATGATATGCAACATAGGTTCAAACAATGGAATTGCTAAAGGCAAATGAATCTTGCAATTATTAGTCTTAACAGTACAACATAACttgataacaattattttggacaaaaacaattatatcaaCAGTAGACACTTGAAAATTTTTTGTcgattcaaaaacaaatatgttagTCAAAAGTTACAATTGCTTTTTCACGGTTATAgccttcatttttattacaaatatgttGGTATAGCAATTATGGTTAACATAAACCGCAGTGTGGTTaaagagatataaaaatataatattctcatatatttttaagatttctCCTAAGAAGTTCTTAACTTGACCTCTCGGAAGAAAAATCCATCGTAGGTATGTAACATTTTTGCGACCGATCTGATTCATTTTACAATCAAATGGGCATTGATTGCCCTACGCGTACACtattgtattcaaaataagGAATTTGAATCTATACATGATATCagagtatttgtttttttccaCGAGTATTACAAAAGCCGCATTCCTGTAGCATTAATTATTCCACCAgcttatattgaattttcccctttttaatattattatttaattcaaattttggcTGTTATATTACTCGTTGAATATTGCAAATGCAAATTCGACTATCTCTTctacattaatattgttattagctctaatattttctaattgacagttgaaactatattttgttaaatatttaataacgaaGACCGTTGACcgttttataagtatataagtatatagtatatagtagcAGAActggccacgcgttgctgtggctgagtaataattaaaaagtattaagattgtaaattgttgggataattaatcgaaacaaaaattatcctatatcttaagttggaccaaattacacatacaatttggcattttaattattattaaattaataattattatgaagaaGGCTATGAGTGAATAAGCTTTCTTCGTGCATTCAAGCAttcttcattatttacatatttatttatttattacaaacttaGAAAACTGCAAAGCaacatatgaaaattttggatttttaatgtatacacTGAACTTTAGAAATTGTTTCTCTAATTCACATTACTTCCGATAGTACCACGCATGTTATCGTagtaaatttaagaaaataaatagataaattatgttaaacggtcatatatacctactattgTCAGTACAGTGTTCCGGTTTTCGATGATTCGCTATTTCGACCGCTGCACAAACATATTCACGCAGTcacgaatatattatttaatatttaaacaagtcAGGAATCCAAGATATCAATAGTATCGCAGACAATCAATATTAGAAGTTAATATTTGCTTAAATCTGTACACTATCAGACGTTTTAACACCAAATAGTACGGCGTCCTAATTTGTGTTTGACCGTGACCACGCGATGGCCACTTGGCCTTCGCTTGTGGTCGTAAAGGCAAGGTATGCGCGTGACTCTTAAacaatattactataatataatgacgATCGTACCTAACCCAGGAATTCCGAACGATAACATCAGCTTTTCGCTATAGTTAAATTAAAGGAGATTTAAGCAAATGTGTAGATATTTCCTGAGGGGTAGAAAGTCCGGGCATAAGCATCCGCAATTATCTATCACGTGATAAATGCATCAAGCAAAGGAAATAGTTGGgagtaaacatttattctagTGACTTTctcatataaacaattaatatgcAGTACCatctcataattttataataggcGGCAAATAACACTGGCGCATAAAATtggctatatataaaataacgagAATTGTGGAATGTATaaccatataaataatttgtaccaATATTTTCTACCTTACAAATAACTTTActacaaaatacatttcatcTTCATTTGTGTTGTGATAACAGGCtttgttatcaaaatattctaattattcAGCACGGTATCTGCTTCTGATGTAGCTAcctgtttaatatattatatcctaaGAAAACAGCTTTACCGAaagtgggagtcgagcacgcttcggctcgaattgggccagctcgcaccggggaagctACCACACACCCACAGGAGAACGGCGTCAAACAAAATCTTAGTGTGATTTGCCCCAATTCCGTGATCAACTCCTGCATGCAATGTCTCccacatttatttaacaacaatCTATATAATGACGTCGCAACTGTAATGAAGCGTTGAATAgattgataattatataaataagataaggTAAAAAGATAAACGTTTCTGTTCGCTCTATTGAACTCATATCAAATAAGGGATCACCGTCTAGACTCTAGGTGAACGATTGACTCAGCCATACACCTacaattattcaattagagaaaacattaaataatacttactgacttatttattactattaagatatttttattttatttttcgacaaaaaaatatgctttaataTCTTAAGAAGAATAAACCACAGCCCTTAAGTTGACAGGGGCCCGATTACATGTAGTGATGCTAAAAGCTCGTGATATTACGTGAGTAAGGCACAAAAATACACTAGCccaattttaatgcaatatgtTATACATGTTACGTACTCGAGGTCACTTACTGACTCttctgtttattgtttttcaatatttcaaccGAATTTCAGGAGCAGCGCTTTGATGTAGCCCTCGAACGAAATATTTACgtaacattttacaaataaaatgcgCCTAAATCAGTCTACTGCTCATTAATTTCCGATAATGTGCCGCGGGtaaagattttaatgtaaactaGTTTAAAAGTCGATCATTAATACAttacgattattttaatacactaaCTATCagaaaatatgcatttaaaagAGACAATGATATTCTTACGTAATGATATGTCTATTGACTGCTGATTTtgcaaagttattttaaacaaaatacacaagaatattatggtatttatttaattaatctaataaatgtataacaaatacagataaaacgCTTGTGCGAATATAACGGgcagtaataaatacataatacgtaAATGCATCGAAAACAAATAAgcattaataaagttttatctcTTTGTCGCGTTGTCTACGGAATTTGAGTTATCAATAGTTTAATAGCTTCAACGTGAGATCACGTTCTTCGATTTGTCATCGATGAGTGAACAGTGGATAATTTTGAGGAGCAATTGAACGTTACTGATATATatcctttttaaaaaaatactgctgtatta encodes the following:
- the LOC119834989 gene encoding BMP-binding endothelial regulator protein, whose product is MRPRTAHALACLLALAATLTSHTAAASSVIKGQRAACSNEGDPVRLQDARLEHDWSSCFRCICKNGFVECRKGTEECGPMEDCAVVMPREGCCARCKGCWYNGTDYASHTEWVQDGKIYRCEAGVVTISRPQCYAPCDNPKHQRHTHSNCPVCDECVINGQRVWEGRDVRIPEEPCLSCRCVRGALSCTKRACPVLPCVRAQQFTPAGECCPRCSHPTSDKILPTSFLPKPCIIGKEYHAHLSKFQVDPCTDCTCMNGTSVCSRHTCPVLTCGTRALPVPPGKCCPECPNIEEAKAACIVSGKTYQDGETWQLDACKSCECHAGEPRCAMERCPSLTCPPDQTLRQLPGQCCQKCVDIDGICTVFGDPHYKTFDGKFYSFQGSCKYQLVSDCKNHTFSIRISNDARNTSHSSWTRTATLRIGSTKINMGRKMRIKVNGHRISLPHNINGIADISRSNGSVILKANIGLQLLWDGDGFLEVTVSSSYKGKLCGLCGNFNSIARDDMRTRDGRLISDTWRFGTSWRVGGHRACTRRQERPGMNTRCRASKLTKARRLCKAFENHEAFSECGAKVNPYNYKEACLLDACSCSGVRCHCAAYRAYARECTRVSAEPMNWMKAVWCEGPAPAWLLRGRKGRNRGPKSKEQSFLELSTIQIRNNSRVRPPPPILH